The following coding sequences lie in one Dehalococcoidia bacterium genomic window:
- a CDS encoding nitroreductase family protein, with the protein MELFSIDKDRCDLCGLCVADCPGFVVSMGGGGGFPSLAQEGEDRCIKCGHCVAVCPKGAFNHRLMSAGQCAEIDRALLPSPRSVEHFLKSRRSIRTYKDEPLDRKTLEKLLDIASYAPSGHNAQPVNWIVVSGRDKLKSLGDMVAEWMRSAAKENPALDSTMKLSMVADSWAVGVDIIMRGAPHIAVAHAPRIYGPVGQEGCLIALSYLELAAYSLGAGACWAGYFEMAAVNYQSLRQALNIPEGNRPYGAMMLGRPEYKYSRIPLRKEPDVQWK; encoded by the coding sequence ATGGAATTATTTAGCATCGATAAGGATAGGTGCGATCTCTGCGGTTTATGCGTTGCGGACTGTCCCGGTTTCGTTGTGTCGATGGGCGGGGGTGGCGGCTTCCCATCGCTGGCGCAGGAAGGGGAGGATCGTTGTATCAAGTGCGGCCATTGTGTCGCTGTCTGTCCCAAAGGGGCGTTTAATCACCGGTTGATGAGCGCCGGGCAGTGTGCTGAAATCGACAGGGCGCTCTTGCCGTCTCCCCGGTCGGTTGAACACTTCCTCAAATCGCGCCGCTCCATTCGAACGTATAAGGACGAGCCGCTGGACAGAAAGACACTGGAAAAGCTGCTTGATATCGCCAGTTACGCGCCGTCCGGGCACAATGCTCAGCCGGTAAACTGGATTGTGGTCAGCGGCAGGGATAAACTGAAGTCGCTCGGGGACATGGTCGCCGAATGGATGAGGTCGGCGGCTAAGGAAAATCCGGCGCTGGACAGCACGATGAAGTTGAGCATGGTGGCTGATTCCTGGGCTGTCGGCGTCGATATCATTATGCGCGGCGCGCCGCATATCGCTGTTGCGCATGCGCCGAGGATCTACGGGCCGGTGGGACAAGAGGGCTGCCTCATAGCCTTATCTTATCTGGAGTTGGCGGCCTATTCCCTGGGCGCGGGGGCCTGCTGGGCAGGGTATTTTGAGATGGCCGCCGTCAACTATCAGTCGTTGCGTCAGGCCCTGAATATCCCCGAGGGAAACAGGCCGTACGGGGCTATGATGCTAGGGCGGCCGGAATACAAATATAGCCGTATTCCCTTGCGCAAAGAACCCGACGTTCAGTGGAAATAG
- a CDS encoding clostripain-related cysteine peptidase, with translation MKARGQGRANNIYASIFVLAVCIIASAFVILYVNPADPGRSPANIAMAQSALATASTQEDASNIQYATNNIPEAEVAWTFMVYIDADDSVLEAQAISDFIEMASVGSNEDINIVVQFDRAPGYDASYDDWTDCRRFFITEGLTPAGGNELMNIGEVNMGDPSTLVDFVRWSASNYPADKYALITSSHGKGWEGCCWDETSGNDNVNLLEIRSAFDDIRKFVGRPLDVIGFDACLMGMTEVAYELREYASVMVASEHAEPSSGWPYDAILAQLAEMPETGSAQLATIIVDSYHASHAPTGYTMAAVDLSKIDPVVDRLKDLSQSLVVYAGTDSEAIEEYAGALMNTIEEAVICESHGARWPGSHGLAIYFPKTRDEFNQAYSAAEVTLANDTAWDEFLHGYFTYAGDDWITAARAETQQYYAKEHVDLYDFCQNLIGE, from the coding sequence ATGAAAGCCAGGGGCCAGGGACGCGCAAACAATATATACGCATCAATATTTGTGCTGGCAGTATGCATAATAGCATCGGCTTTCGTAATATTGTACGTTAATCCTGCAGACCCGGGCCGCTCCCCCGCTAACATAGCTATGGCACAATCCGCTCTTGCTACTGCTTCAACACAGGAAGATGCGTCAAACATCCAATATGCGACAAACAACATCCCCGAAGCCGAAGTCGCATGGACCTTCATGGTATACATAGACGCCGACGACAGCGTCCTGGAAGCGCAAGCGATAAGTGACTTTATCGAGATGGCAAGTGTAGGCTCGAACGAAGACATCAATATCGTCGTGCAATTCGATCGCGCCCCCGGATATGATGCCTCTTACGATGACTGGACCGACTGTCGGCGTTTCTTTATTACCGAAGGACTCACTCCCGCCGGCGGCAACGAGTTGATGAATATCGGCGAGGTTAATATGGGCGACCCGTCCACCCTGGTCGATTTTGTGAGATGGTCCGCATCGAACTACCCGGCCGATAAATACGCGCTGATCACCTCCAGCCACGGCAAGGGGTGGGAGGGCTGCTGCTGGGATGAAACCTCGGGAAACGACAACGTGAATCTTCTCGAGATACGGAGCGCATTCGACGACATACGTAAGTTCGTGGGCCGCCCCTTGGACGTAATAGGATTCGATGCCTGCCTCATGGGAATGACGGAGGTGGCTTATGAACTCCGCGAATACGCATCGGTTATGGTGGCGTCCGAGCACGCGGAGCCTTCCTCGGGTTGGCCGTACGACGCGATCTTGGCACAACTGGCTGAAATGCCTGAGACGGGGTCCGCCCAACTCGCGACGATTATAGTCGATAGCTATCACGCCTCTCACGCGCCGACGGGCTACACAATGGCTGCCGTGGACCTATCCAAGATTGACCCCGTAGTCGACAGACTGAAGGATCTGTCTCAATCCCTGGTGGTATATGCTGGGACGGACTCAGAGGCGATTGAAGAATATGCCGGCGCGCTTATGAACACGATCGAAGAAGCCGTTATCTGCGAAAGCCACGGAGCGAGATGGCCCGGCTCCCACGGCCTCGCGATATATTTCCCCAAAACCCGAGACGAATTTAACCAGGCATACAGCGCCGCCGAAGTCACGCTGGCAAATGACACCGCATGGGATGAATTTCTTCACGGTTACTTCACGTACGCCGGCGATGATTGGATCACCGCGGCAAGGGCGGAAACCCAGCAATACTACGCCAAAGAGCACGTTGACTTGTATGACTTCTGCCAGAATCTCATCGGCGAATAG
- a CDS encoding PAS domain S-box protein produces the protein MKDIYKTKKQLIQELEDARRMLSHKANAGRKESVAEKEADQHGGAAETRRGEETLLLIRKAIENTTDAIGLSDSQGRHIYQNEAFTNLFEYTAEELEAAGGGQAAFAVESIARDVFGAIMSGRSWSGEVEAKAKSGRIFDMFLRADAIKDDAGKIIGLVGIFTDITERKRIEYQLKRKHDELQLILDSIPAYVFYKDKDGKMLNINKAATALAYVPREKLLNKTVFDLVPEAADRYNRDDMEVITSGQPKTNIEEPLKLPDGVRWLKTDKLPIKDDEGNTIGLLGFSVDITGRKAAEEALRESETKYRYLAEKMTDIVWMLDMDLNTTYVSPSITRILGYTLEERLVQPVKDQLTPESYKRVVKTLAVELERDGREGVDPDRSVMIEVEYYRKDGSTVWMENVVSAIRDETGKPVMLHGVSRNIAKRKKAEGALQESEHKLRWMFESIKEGIFIVGADGRVLEVNAGVEKITGHSREQLLGQSGLDYIFPGFKGDAMGMLEKVIARGGTRREIIVPMKTAAGKDIEVEATSSTLRDSSGNPVGLIGIFRDVSERRRMENALRDSEEKLRLTFASMADGIVVTNIEGKITDINEAQLRMFGFKEKSELIDKGGFDFLAERERGRAIADMFKVYEEGFNTGSIYTVVDRNGREFECELSTALLRDADGKPAGTVTVMRDVTERRRMEQTLRESEERYRLLAENATDAIWTIDMNLKYTFISPAILRILKGYTIEELTQMSIQDMLVPESFSSAVRLIEEELAREGAKGIDPNRVRAVELELVNKDGSTVWSEIQASFMRDSEGNVIGVQGSTRDITERRKAEQLIRESEERYRLLAENVSDVIWTMDLNLNFTYISPSIQSMRGYTAEEALKMPLEETVTADSMRTVMQVLKEEFEIDHTEQYTSRTIEVELKCKNGSTVWTEMKLSWLHDSSGNRIGIMGVTRDITERRKVEKALRETSEKLRVVFDSIGEAITVVDMNGDIVDANREAIRLNGFNSKEEIIGRKSSELVAAVDRERAVSDAVKSLKAPNLSGRNEYKLVDTTGREFDGEFNVAVMRDDRGNPTGFIGIARDISERKRMEEALLRINKAVESSSDAIAISDSQGHHFYHNRAFTELFGFTPEELEDAGGGPAAYASEDVAHEVFNRIMSGGSWSGEVEMRAKGGRVLTVLLRADAIKDEAGKLIGLIGVHTDITERKKAEAEIIVLSNAFKAALDAILIFDMQGNVVDANDAAHRLFERDDVGVHALEAIVPEDKERVAFALQELMTSGQPSVAQFTIVTKSGHRVPIEASGNMILDAGGRPVGIVVVERDLTERKKAEAALKKSEEYFKAITENSSDIIVITDKDGTIKYCSRSVERYTGYRPEEMVGSSSFNFIHPDDVQQAGSAFGEAVLTKEVAIPNEFRIVHKDGSVRVFGGLGKSLFDNPAVNGFIMNIHDVTESRWAEAALRNSEEKLRVTFDSMMDSVVVSDPNMNIVDVNKAALEILGIKTKEELIGRNAAEIIRFKDQETALANFSRMLMERHPQVRVEYGIELPDGRGMDVEVSTAMIHDIAGNVVGFVNVIRDVSERKQWDDALKQSEEKYRNLVEREKDVIVSVDTLGFVKTVNSAVNSWGYTVDEVLKMNFLELVAPEWRDVTANELQTRLLESGEYIGETMVVRKNGEERPIEYTAVVIQKEGEYAGAQAIVRDISERKRAEEALEAKERYFRAITDLSSGAALVVNQEGVIVDVTGGLERISGHTREGTVGRSAVEFIHPEDLKNAGEAFDECLRNPGKTVTFEARLKNARGEWQWTECMITNLFDHPDVRGIVNHLVDITERKNAEEEIRYNARRIEALYGIAQIINQSSSLETMLREALSKVCDVMGTEAGIIFMLDLEENALKLRACKGVPKDLMQQFSTLALTEEGLDRMMQLEGAVTSIDETYIVADVEKSQKLTAEIGRKAIAATPLFKGGDMQGLLVVFSTEERTFVDEELELFKAIAGEISLGINNIMLIEQTREISVTDDLTGLYNRRYFFEMLDVEMNRAGRTNRPFSVVMIDLDGFKEYNDKYGHSNGDMVLEKFAQTLKSSIRKSDLAFRYGGDEFALVLSGAGAERSKTIVQRMRARWQKVPLGQTGSLGVHVGFSSGIAEYPANAESPDGLVFLADAALYQAKRKGYEDKLVSELRTLSANIIDVATQDQVYALAATVDARDPYTYGHSQRVADTAARIGKAIGLSAEDLDKLHAAALLHDIGKVGVPDSILTKAGKPTLEEWDVIKKHCAEGARILGYVKELSTLVPIVLHHHEWYDGSGYPSGLSGLEIPPGARITSVADAYDTMVTKRPYREAMSPEAACEELKRCAGSQFDPVIVDVWCKLVEEEEK, from the coding sequence ATGAAAGACATTTACAAGACTAAAAAGCAGCTTATCCAAGAGCTGGAAGACGCGCGGCGCATGCTTTCGCACAAAGCGAACGCAGGGAGGAAAGAGAGCGTCGCTGAGAAAGAAGCGGATCAGCACGGAGGTGCTGCCGAGACAAGACGCGGCGAAGAGACCCTGCTTCTAATCAGGAAGGCGATTGAAAATACAACCGATGCGATAGGACTGTCGGATTCCCAAGGGCGCCATATATATCAAAATGAAGCTTTTACCAATCTGTTTGAATATACTGCCGAGGAACTGGAAGCGGCCGGAGGCGGGCAGGCCGCTTTTGCGGTCGAAAGTATAGCTCGTGATGTTTTCGGGGCGATTATGAGCGGCAGGTCGTGGAGTGGGGAGGTGGAAGCGAAGGCTAAGAGCGGGCGCATATTCGACATGTTCCTGCGCGCCGATGCTATTAAGGATGATGCGGGGAAGATAATAGGACTGGTGGGGATTTTTACGGACATCACGGAAAGAAAGCGCATCGAATATCAATTGAAAAGGAAGCATGATGAGTTGCAATTGATTCTGGATTCCATTCCAGCTTATGTGTTTTATAAAGATAAAGACGGGAAGATGCTCAATATAAATAAAGCTGCGACGGCGCTGGCCTATGTGCCCAGGGAAAAGTTACTGAATAAAACCGTATTTGATCTGGTGCCCGAGGCGGCGGATAGATATAACAGGGATGACATGGAGGTAATTACGTCCGGCCAGCCCAAGACGAACATAGAGGAACCCCTCAAGTTGCCGGATGGAGTTAGGTGGCTCAAAACAGACAAATTGCCTATAAAAGACGACGAGGGCAACACGATCGGACTTCTGGGATTTTCCGTGGATATTACAGGGCGTAAAGCGGCGGAAGAGGCTTTGAGGGAGAGCGAAACCAAGTACCGCTACCTCGCCGAGAAGATGACGGATATCGTCTGGATGCTGGATATGGATTTAAACACGACTTACGTAAGTCCGTCAATCACAAGGATTCTTGGTTACACGCTGGAGGAGCGACTGGTCCAACCGGTGAAAGATCAGCTAACCCCCGAATCATATAAACGCGTCGTTAAGACTCTGGCCGTCGAGCTTGAGCGGGACGGCAGAGAGGGTGTGGATCCGGACAGAAGCGTGATGATTGAAGTCGAGTACTATCGAAAAGACGGATCGACGGTATGGATGGAAAATGTGGTCAGTGCTATACGTGATGAAACAGGGAAACCGGTGATGTTGCACGGGGTTTCAAGGAATATCGCGAAACGCAAGAAAGCGGAAGGCGCTTTGCAGGAGAGCGAGCATAAGCTGCGATGGATGTTTGAATCGATAAAAGAGGGCATCTTCATCGTCGGGGCGGACGGCAGGGTGCTCGAAGTTAACGCAGGCGTTGAGAAGATAACAGGTCACAGCCGGGAGCAGCTCCTGGGGCAGAGCGGGCTTGATTATATATTCCCCGGTTTCAAGGGCGATGCGATGGGTATGCTGGAGAAAGTGATCGCGCGCGGGGGCACGCGTAGGGAAATAATCGTTCCGATGAAGACCGCTGCCGGCAAAGATATAGAGGTGGAAGCGACATCCTCAACCCTGCGTGACAGCTCAGGGAATCCTGTGGGGTTGATAGGGATCTTTCGAGACGTCTCGGAGCGCAGGCGTATGGAGAACGCCCTGAGGGATTCGGAAGAGAAATTGCGTCTTACGTTCGCCTCTATGGCCGACGGGATAGTGGTAACCAATATCGAGGGCAAGATAACAGATATCAATGAAGCGCAATTGCGGATGTTCGGGTTTAAGGAGAAGAGCGAACTCATAGACAAAGGAGGCTTTGATTTCCTGGCGGAGAGGGAACGCGGCAGGGCCATAGCCGATATGTTTAAAGTGTACGAAGAGGGTTTTAACACCGGTTCCATATATACGGTTGTCGACCGGAATGGACGGGAGTTTGAATGCGAACTCAGCACCGCTTTGCTCCGCGATGCCGACGGTAAGCCTGCCGGAACCGTTACCGTGATGCGGGACGTGACCGAGCGCAGGCGCATGGAGCAGACGCTCAGGGAAAGCGAGGAGCGCTACCGCCTGCTGGCGGAGAATGCAACGGATGCTATATGGACCATTGACATGAATCTCAAGTACACTTTCATCAGCCCGGCAATACTCAGAATCCTCAAGGGTTACACAATTGAAGAACTGACACAAATGTCGATACAGGATATGCTTGTTCCCGAATCTTTTTCATCGGCTGTCAGGTTGATTGAGGAAGAGCTGGCCCGTGAGGGAGCGAAAGGGATTGATCCCAATAGGGTGCGGGCTGTGGAGCTTGAACTTGTGAATAAGGATGGATCTACCGTGTGGTCTGAGATACAGGCCAGCTTTATGCGTGATTCTGAGGGGAATGTAATTGGGGTGCAGGGCTCTACGCGCGATATCACGGAGCGCAGAAAAGCCGAGCAGCTCATCAGGGAAAGCGAGGAGCGCTACCGATTGCTGGCCGAGAACGTTTCTGATGTCATCTGGACTATGGATTTAAATCTCAACTTTACTTATATAAGTCCTTCTATCCAGAGCATGAGGGGCTATACCGCTGAAGAAGCCCTCAAGATGCCTCTTGAGGAGACAGTGACGGCTGATTCAATGAGAACCGTTATGCAGGTCCTTAAGGAAGAGTTTGAAATCGATCATACCGAACAGTATACGTCGCGTACTATAGAAGTAGAATTGAAATGCAAGAACGGCTCAACGGTCTGGACGGAGATGAAGCTCTCGTGGCTGCATGATTCGAGTGGTAATCGTATAGGAATCATGGGTGTTACGCGCGACATAACGGAGCGCAGGAAGGTGGAGAAAGCTCTGCGCGAGACCAGCGAGAAGCTGCGCGTGGTATTTGACTCGATCGGAGAAGCCATTACTGTCGTCGACATGAATGGAGATATTGTTGACGCCAATAGAGAGGCTATACGCCTGAACGGGTTTAACAGCAAGGAAGAAATCATCGGAAGGAAGTCTTCGGAACTGGTGGCCGCTGTAGATCGCGAAAGAGCGGTTAGTGATGCCGTTAAATCGTTAAAAGCACCAAATCTATCTGGAAGGAATGAGTATAAGCTTGTCGATACAACAGGGAGGGAATTCGACGGCGAATTCAATGTGGCCGTTATGAGGGATGATAGGGGGAATCCAACCGGCTTCATAGGCATAGCGCGCGATATCTCCGAACGCAAGCGAATGGAGGAGGCGCTGCTGCGCATCAACAAGGCGGTGGAGAGCTCAAGCGACGCTATCGCTATATCGGATTCGCAAGGACATCACTTCTACCACAACAGGGCATTCACCGAACTATTTGGATTCACGCCGGAGGAGCTGGAGGACGCAGGCGGGGGGCCCGCCGCTTATGCCAGCGAGGATGTCGCCCATGAGGTGTTCAACAGGATTATGAGCGGCGGTTCCTGGAGCGGAGAGGTGGAGATGAGGGCAAAGGGCGGGCGCGTGTTAACCGTCCTGCTGCGTGCGGATGCTATTAAAGACGAAGCCGGAAAGCTTATCGGACTTATCGGCGTACATACGGACATCACCGAGCGCAAGAAGGCAGAGGCGGAGATTATCGTCCTTTCCAATGCCTTCAAGGCTGCATTGGACGCTATTCTTATATTCGATATGCAGGGCAATGTAGTTGATGCGAACGATGCGGCGCATAGGCTTTTTGAACGAGATGATGTTGGCGTACACGCATTGGAGGCTATTGTGCCTGAGGATAAGGAGAGGGTTGCTTTTGCGCTGCAGGAATTGATGACGAGCGGGCAACCGAGCGTAGCCCAGTTCACTATAGTTACCAAGAGCGGACACAGAGTGCCTATCGAGGCCTCCGGGAACATGATTCTGGACGCCGGCGGCAGGCCGGTAGGCATAGTGGTTGTGGAAAGGGACCTCACAGAGCGCAAGAAGGCGGAGGCGGCGCTAAAGAAGAGCGAGGAGTATTTTAAGGCGATAACCGAGAACTCATCGGATATTATCGTCATTACGGACAAGGACGGAACTATCAAGTACTGCAGCCGTTCCGTCGAGCGCTATACCGGCTACAGGCCTGAGGAAATGGTCGGCAGCAGCTCCTTCAATTTTATTCATCCGGATGATGTTCAGCAAGCTGGGTCCGCTTTTGGCGAGGCGGTGTTAACAAAAGAGGTTGCTATACCTAATGAATTCCGCATAGTGCATAAAGACGGGTCGGTGCGCGTTTTTGGCGGGTTGGGAAAGAGCCTTTTTGATAATCCGGCAGTTAACGGTTTTATCATGAATATTCACGATGTAACGGAGAGCAGATGGGCGGAGGCGGCGCTGCGCAACTCGGAGGAAAAGCTTCGCGTGACTTTCGATTCAATGATGGACAGCGTAGTGGTCAGCGATCCCAACATGAATATAGTCGATGTGAATAAAGCGGCGCTTGAGATCCTCGGCATCAAAACAAAGGAGGAACTGATAGGGCGCAATGCGGCGGAAATCATCAGATTTAAGGATCAGGAAACGGCGTTAGCCAACTTTTCAAGGATGCTAATGGAGCGGCATCCTCAGGTAAGGGTGGAGTATGGCATAGAGCTCCCGGACGGCAGGGGCATGGATGTAGAGGTAAGCACGGCCATGATTCATGATATCGCAGGCAACGTGGTCGGCTTTGTTAACGTTATCAGGGATGTTTCCGAGAGGAAGCAGTGGGATGATGCTTTAAAGCAGAGCGAGGAGAAATACAGGAATCTTGTTGAGAGGGAGAAAGACGTTATTGTTTCCGTGGACACGCTGGGATTTGTGAAAACCGTTAATTCGGCGGTTAATTCCTGGGGCTACACCGTTGACGAAGTGCTTAAGATGAACTTTCTGGAATTAGTCGCTCCGGAGTGGCGCGATGTGACTGCTAATGAACTGCAGACGCGACTTCTTGAGTCCGGGGAATATATCGGGGAGACGATGGTTGTCAGGAAAAACGGCGAGGAAAGGCCCATCGAGTATACCGCCGTCGTTATACAGAAAGAAGGAGAGTATGCCGGCGCCCAGGCCATCGTTCGTGATATCTCCGAACGCAAGAGGGCTGAGGAGGCGCTGGAGGCCAAGGAGAGGTACTTCAGGGCCATCACGGATCTATCTTCGGGAGCGGCTCTGGTGGTTAATCAGGAGGGGGTAATAGTCGATGTCACCGGCGGATTGGAACGTATCTCCGGACATACACGGGAAGGTACCGTCGGGCGTTCGGCGGTTGAGTTCATACACCCCGAAGATTTGAAAAATGCCGGGGAAGCCTTCGATGAATGCTTGCGCAATCCCGGCAAGACGGTCACATTCGAGGCGCGCCTCAAGAACGCGAGGGGCGAGTGGCAATGGACGGAGTGTATGATCACCAATCTCTTCGACCATCCCGATGTGCGGGGCATCGTTAATCATCTGGTGGATATCACCGAGCGAAAGAACGCGGAGGAGGAGATTAGATACAACGCTAGAAGGATCGAGGCTTTATACGGTATCGCACAGATCATAAACCAGTCTTCGAGTTTGGAAACAATGCTGAGGGAAGCCCTTTCGAAGGTGTGTGACGTAATGGGAACCGAGGCCGGTATCATCTTCATGCTGGACCTGGAAGAGAATGCCTTAAAACTTAGAGCGTGCAAAGGAGTACCCAAGGACTTAATGCAGCAATTCTCAACATTAGCACTGACCGAGGAGGGGCTTGATAGAATGATGCAGCTTGAAGGGGCTGTTACTTCAATAGATGAAACCTACATTGTAGCCGATGTCGAAAAATCTCAAAAATTGACCGCGGAGATAGGAAGGAAGGCTATAGCTGCCACCCCGTTATTCAAGGGCGGTGATATGCAGGGATTGTTGGTAGTCTTCAGTACAGAAGAGAGAACGTTCGTTGACGAGGAGCTGGAGCTGTTTAAAGCAATAGCCGGCGAGATATCCCTCGGTATCAATAACATTATGCTCATTGAGCAGACAAGGGAGATATCGGTTACGGACGACTTGACAGGCCTGTATAACCGCCGCTATTTCTTTGAGATGCTGGATGTGGAGATGAACAGGGCGGGGAGGACGAACCGTCCGTTCTCCGTGGTTATGATAGATCTGGATGGTTTTAAGGAATATAACGATAAGTACGGGCATTCCAATGGGGATATGGTCCTGGAGAAATTTGCGCAGACACTCAAATCATCGATAAGAAAGAGCGACCTGGCATTTCGTTATGGGGGCGATGAGTTTGCCTTGGTCCTGTCCGGGGCGGGTGCGGAAAGGTCCAAAACGATAGTGCAGAGGATGAGGGCCAGGTGGCAGAAAGTGCCTTTGGGACAAACCGGATCCTTAGGGGTGCATGTGGGCTTCAGCAGCGGGATCGCCGAGTATCCCGCGAACGCCGAGTCGCCAGACGGCCTTGTATTCCTGGCGGACGCTGCCCTGTATCAAGCGAAAAGGAAGGGCTATGAGGACAAGCTCGTATCCGAACTGAGGACGCTATCGGCAAACATAATAGATGTGGCTACGCAGGATCAAGTTTATGCGTTGGCGGCCACAGTTGACGCCAGAGATCCTTACACGTACGGCCACTCTCAGAGGGTCGCGGATACGGCGGCGCGCATAGGTAAAGCTATCGGACTGTCCGCGGAAGACCTGGATAAGCTGCACGCCGCGGCCTTGCTGCACGACATCGGCAAGGTCGGCGTGCCCGACTCGATCCTTACCAAGGCGGGCAAGCCTACTCTAGAGGAATGGGATGTGATAAAGAAGCACTGCGCCGAGGGCGCGAGGATACTGGGCTATGTGAAAGAACTCTCAACGCTGGTGCCTATAGTTCTGCATCATCATGAATGGTACGACGGCTCGGGCTATCCGTCCGGCTTAAGCGGCCTTGAGATACCGCCTGGCGCCAGGATAACCAGCGTGGCCGACGCCTATGATACCATGGTGACAAAGCGCCCCTATAGAGAAGCTATGTCACCCGAGGCTGCGTGTGAGGAGCTGAAGCGGTGCGCCGGAAGCCAGTTCGATCCGGTTATCGTAGACGTCTGGTGCAAGCTGGTTGAGGAGGAAGAAAAATAA
- a CDS encoding histidine triad nucleotide-binding protein, with translation MSCIFCKIINGEVKSDAVYRDDKVVAIRDINPKAPVHILILPLEHIPSLKEATADHMPLFGHMVNVANDLAKSEGIAESGYRLVINSGPDAGQDIHHLHLHLLGGRKLGWRT, from the coding sequence ATGAGCTGTATCTTCTGTAAAATCATAAACGGTGAAGTGAAAAGCGACGCGGTCTACCGCGACGATAAGGTCGTAGCCATCCGCGACATCAATCCCAAGGCTCCGGTGCACATCCTGATACTGCCCCTGGAGCATATCCCTTCACTTAAAGAAGCGACTGCCGACCACATGCCGCTGTTCGGACACATGGTGAACGTGGCCAATGACCTGGCTAAGAGCGAGGGGATAGCGGAGAGCGGTTACAGGCTGGTGATAAACTCAGGGCCGGACGCAGGTCAGGACATACACCACCTGCACCTGCATCTGCTCGGCGGACGCAAGTTGGGCTGGCGAACCTAA
- a CDS encoding acyl-CoA dehydrogenase family protein, with protein MDLGFTQEQEMLRTSARDFLTAECPPETVKELNADEKGYNPEMWKKMSELGWQGLAIPDEYGGMGMTFLDLAVLFEEMGKAAFPGPFLPSVVLGGFTLLEGGSEEQKKAWLPKIASGESIFTVAITEPSVSYDPADITVKATAEGGDFVIDGTKLFVNDANVADHIIVVARTKEGKSADGITLFLVDAKAEGVQITRLQTIDGGKQCEVIFKKVKVPKANMIGAQDKGWTIIDKVLEKATVAKCAEMLGGAQAALDMSVAYAKERIQFGKPIGSFQAIQHHCANMLIDVESSRFLTYQAAWKISEDMDATMEVSMAKAWVSDAYRRVTRLGHQIHGGIGFCLDHNMPLYFKHCKASESLFGGPEFHREQVAQSLGL; from the coding sequence ATGGATCTAGGATTTACACAAGAACAGGAAATGTTACGCACATCGGCTCGCGATTTTCTAACGGCGGAGTGCCCTCCGGAGACGGTCAAGGAACTTAACGCGGACGAGAAGGGCTACAACCCGGAGATGTGGAAGAAGATGTCCGAGCTGGGCTGGCAGGGGCTGGCCATCCCCGATGAGTACGGGGGAATGGGCATGACCTTCCTCGACCTGGCGGTGCTCTTTGAGGAGATGGGAAAGGCCGCGTTCCCGGGCCCGTTCCTGCCTTCGGTAGTACTGGGCGGGTTCACCCTGCTCGAGGGCGGCAGCGAGGAGCAGAAGAAGGCCTGGCTGCCCAAGATCGCATCGGGTGAGTCCATCTTCACGGTGGCCATCACCGAGCCCAGCGTGAGCTATGACCCGGCCGATATCACAGTCAAGGCGACGGCCGAGGGCGGCGATTTCGTCATCGACGGCACCAAGCTGTTCGTGAACGACGCCAACGTAGCCGACCACATCATCGTCGTGGCCAGGACCAAGGAAGGAAAATCCGCGGACGGCATCACCCTGTTCCTGGTCGATGCTAAAGCCGAGGGAGTACAGATAACGCGCCTGCAGACCATCGACGGCGGCAAGCAGTGCGAGGTCATTTTCAAGAAAGTCAAAGTGCCCAAGGCCAACATGATCGGCGCCCAGGACAAGGGTTGGACCATCATCGACAAGGTGCTTGAGAAGGCAACGGTGGCCAAGTGCGCCGAGATGCTCGGCGGCGCGCAGGCTGCTCTGGACATGAGCGTGGCCTACGCCAAGGAGCGCATTCAGTTCGGCAAGCCCATCGGCAGCTTCCAGGCCATCCAGCACCACTGCGCCAACATGCTCATCGATGTGGAGAGCTCCAGGTTCCTGACATATCAGGCGGCGTGGAAGATCTCCGAGGACATGGACGCCACCATGGAAGTCTCTATGGCCAAGGCCTGGGTCAGCGACGCCTACCGCCGCGTGACCCGCCTCGGGCACCAAATCCACGGCGGCATCGGCTTCTGCCTAGACCACAACATGCCTCTCTACTTCAAGCACTGCAAAGCATCCGAGTCGCTCTTCGGCGGTCCCGAGTTCCACCGCGAACAGGTCGCCCAGAGCCTCGGTTTATAG